A portion of the Drosophila innubila isolate TH190305 chromosome 3L unlocalized genomic scaffold, UK_Dinn_1.0 0_D_3L, whole genome shotgun sequence genome contains these proteins:
- the LOC117787881 gene encoding proteasome subunit beta type-7-like isoform X2 translates to MDHYIDGFNYGNCLRNSELHKMGLEEPKPIMANSTVVVIQFSDGIIIGADSRGTTGTKMILNNFNKIFQLHDNVFGVGLMCDLTKITRMTKGQLIMHQTLTNRRVLVITAKQVLKGLQERMHGSLLASFIIAGADKMGVHLYALHFDGTSEKLLFSSMGSGQYGSMSILEDRWRSDLDEDEARQLMLDAIAAGIINDVIPAFNVNLCIIRKDYSVEHYTETINNKINETQPAENFKTCVTFNRANWMQDVVINNPIVHFLAPPPQPAVPVPSGFISRNLLSITPASTNLQLKRGVKEEDRACTQAHNKNKRLCLKQHKKIDKK, encoded by the exons ATGGACCATTATATTGATGGTTTCAACTATGGGAACTGTTTGCG CAATTCAGAGCTACATAAGATGGGGCTTGAAGAGCCTAAGCCAATTATGGCTAATTCTACCGTTGTGGTTATACAATTTAGTGATGGTATTATAATTGGTGCCGATTCAAGGGGAACTACTGGAACAAAGATGATCTTAAATAACTTCAATAAGATTTTCCAACTGcatgacaatgtttt TGGTGTAGGACTAATGTGCGATCTGACAAAAATAACACGCATGACAAAAGGCCAGCTGATAATGCATCAAACACTTACCAATCGTCGTGTGCTCGTCATTACTGCCAAGCAAGTGTTGAAGGGATTGCAAGAACGTATGCATGGGAGTCTTTTGGCCAGCTTTATTATTGCCGGAGCGGACAAGATGGGAGTACATCTGTATGCTCTGCACTTTGATGGCACGTCAGAGAAACTTCTCTTCAGCTCCATGGGATCGGGACAATATGGTTCTATGAGCATTCTCGAGGATCGTTGGAGATCCGATCTGGATGAGGATGAAGCACGTCAGCTGATGCTAGATGCAATCGCTGCTGGCATTATAAATGATGTAATTCCCGCATTTAATGTGAATCTATGTATCATTCGCAAGGACTACAGTGTCGAACACTACACGGagactataaataataaaataaatgaaacgcAACCAGCAgagaattttaaaacttgCGTGACTTTCAATCGCGCCAATTGGATGCAAGACGTCGTAATAAATAATCCAATAGTTCATTTTCTGGCACCGCCACCGCAACCCGCAGTACCTGTGCCAAGTGGTTTCATCAGTAGGAACCTGCTAAGTATAACACCTGCCTCCACAAATCTTCAGCTGAAACGTGGTGTTAAAGAAGAAGACCGAGCTTGCACTCAAGcgcataataaaaacaagcgTTTGTGtttaaaacaacataaaaaaatagacaaaaaataa
- the LOC117788067 gene encoding uncharacterized protein LOC117788067, with product MAKLFVVFAVLALAAIGAANAAEERVKRQATTEEPKKEESFEKELCKDKDAGEWFRLVAGEGDNCRDVIQCTSSGLQAIRCPAGLYFDIEKQTCDWKESVKNCKSKNKERRVKPLLHTDEPLCQDGFLACGDGNCIERGLFCNGEKDCSDGSDENTCDIDNDPNRAPPCDPVVCVLPDCFCSEDGTSIPGDLPAKDVPMMITITFDDAINNNNIELYKEMFKGRKNPNGCDIKATYFVSHKYSNYSAIQETSRKGHEIAVHSITHNDEERFWSNATVDDWAKEMAGMRIIIEKYANITDNSVVGVRAPYLRVGGNNQFTMMEEQAFLYDSTITAPLSNPPLWPYTMYFRMPHRCHGNLQSCPTRSHAVWEMVMNELDRREDPVNDEYLPGCAMVDSCSNILTGDQFYNFLNHNFDRHYDQNRAPLGLYFHAAWLKNNPEFLDAFLYWIDEILANHNDVYFVTMTQVIQWMQNPRTISEVKNFEPWREKCVVEGKPACWVPNACKLTSKEVPGETINLQTCVRCPNNYPWVNDPTGDGFF from the exons atggcaaaactttttgtagtttttgccGTTTTGGCTTTGGCGGCCATTGGTGCAG CTAATGCCGCTGAAGAACGTGTTAAGCGACAGGCAACCACCGAGGAGCCCAAGAAGGAGGAGTCTTTTGAGAAGGAGCTGTGCAAAGACAAAGATGCCGGCGAGTGGTTCCGTTTGGTAGCCGGCGAAGGCGACAACTGTCGCGATGTCATTCAGTGCACCTCATCG GGTCTGCAAGCCATTCGTTGTCCGGCCGGTTTGTACTTCGATATTGAGAAGCAGACCTGTGACTGGAAAGAGTCCGTAAAGAACTGCAAGAGCAAGAACAAGGAACGTCGTGTGAAGCCTCTGCTCCACACGGATGAGCCTCTGTGTCAGGATGGTTTCCTGGCCTGCGGTGATGGCAACTGCATTGAGCGCGGTCTCTTCTGTAACGGCGAGAAGGATTGCTCAGATGGCTCTGATGAAAATACTTGCG acATCGATAATGATCCAAATCGTGCCCCACCCTGTGATCCCGTTGTGTGCGTGTTGCCCGATTGCTTCTGCTCGGAAGACGGTACTTCGATTCCCGGAGATCTGCCCGCCAAGGATGTGCCCATGATGATCACGATCACTTTCGATGAtgccatcaacaacaataatattgaGCTGTACAAGGAGATGTTCAAGGGTCGCAAGAACCCCAATGGCTGCGACATCAAGGCCACCTATTTCGTATCCCACAAGTATTCCAACTATTCAGCGATACAGGAGACTTCACGCAAGGGACACGAGATTGCTGTCCACTCGATCACTCACAACGACGAGGAGCGTTTCTGGTCGAATGCGACGGTTGATGACTGGGCCAAGGAAATGGCCGGCATGAGGATTATCATTGAGAAGTATGCCAATATAACGGACAACTCGGTTGTGGGTGTGCGTGCTCCCTATCTGCGTGTGGGAGGCAACAATCAGTTCACCATGATGGAGGAGCAGGCTTTCCTTTATGATTCCACCATCACGGCTCCCCTGTCGAATCCCCCATTGTGGCCCTACACCATGTACTTCCGTATGCCACATCGTTGCCACGGCAACCTGCAGAGCTGCCCCACGAGATCGCATGCCGTGTGGGAGATGGTCATGAATGAGTTGGATCGTCGTGAGGATCCAGTCAACGATGAGTATCTGCCTGGCTGTGCTATGGTCGATTCCTGCTCGAACATCCTGACTGGTGATCAGTTCTACAATTTCCTCAATCACAATTTCGATCGCCATTACGATCAGAATCGTGCACCTTTGGGACTGTACTTCCACGCCGCTTGGTTGAAGAACAATCCCGAGTTCCTCGACGCCTTCCTCTACTGGATCGATGAGATCTTGGCCAATCACAATGATGTGTACTTTGTGACCATGACACAGGTGATACAGTGGATGCAAAATCCACGCACCATCAGCGAGGTCAAGAACTTCGAGCCCTGGAGGGAGAAGTGCGTCGTTGAGGGTAAGCCAGCCTGCTGGGTGCCCAATGCCTGCAAGCTCACTTCCAAGGAGGTTCCCGGGGAGACCATCAATCTGCAGACCTGCGTCCGATGCCCCAACAACTACCCATGGGTCAATGATCCCACTGGCGATGGTTTCTTCTAA
- the LOC117787881 gene encoding proteasome subunit beta type-7-like isoform X1: MDHYIDGFNYGNCLRNSELHKMGLEEPKPIMANSTVVVIQFSDGIIIGADSRGTTGTKMILNNFNKIFQLHDNVFCSGVGLMCDLTKITRMTKGQLIMHQTLTNRRVLVITAKQVLKGLQERMHGSLLASFIIAGADKMGVHLYALHFDGTSEKLLFSSMGSGQYGSMSILEDRWRSDLDEDEARQLMLDAIAAGIINDVIPAFNVNLCIIRKDYSVEHYTETINNKINETQPAENFKTCVTFNRANWMQDVVINNPIVHFLAPPPQPAVPVPSGFISRNLLSITPASTNLQLKRGVKEEDRACTQAHNKNKRLCLKQHKKIDKK; encoded by the exons ATGGACCATTATATTGATGGTTTCAACTATGGGAACTGTTTGCG CAATTCAGAGCTACATAAGATGGGGCTTGAAGAGCCTAAGCCAATTATGGCTAATTCTACCGTTGTGGTTATACAATTTAGTGATGGTATTATAATTGGTGCCGATTCAAGGGGAACTACTGGAACAAAGATGATCTTAAATAACTTCAATAAGATTTTCCAACTGcatgacaatgtttt CTGTAGTGGTGTAGGACTAATGTGCGATCTGACAAAAATAACACGCATGACAAAAGGCCAGCTGATAATGCATCAAACACTTACCAATCGTCGTGTGCTCGTCATTACTGCCAAGCAAGTGTTGAAGGGATTGCAAGAACGTATGCATGGGAGTCTTTTGGCCAGCTTTATTATTGCCGGAGCGGACAAGATGGGAGTACATCTGTATGCTCTGCACTTTGATGGCACGTCAGAGAAACTTCTCTTCAGCTCCATGGGATCGGGACAATATGGTTCTATGAGCATTCTCGAGGATCGTTGGAGATCCGATCTGGATGAGGATGAAGCACGTCAGCTGATGCTAGATGCAATCGCTGCTGGCATTATAAATGATGTAATTCCCGCATTTAATGTGAATCTATGTATCATTCGCAAGGACTACAGTGTCGAACACTACACGGagactataaataataaaataaatgaaacgcAACCAGCAgagaattttaaaacttgCGTGACTTTCAATCGCGCCAATTGGATGCAAGACGTCGTAATAAATAATCCAATAGTTCATTTTCTGGCACCGCCACCGCAACCCGCAGTACCTGTGCCAAGTGGTTTCATCAGTAGGAACCTGCTAAGTATAACACCTGCCTCCACAAATCTTCAGCTGAAACGTGGTGTTAAAGAAGAAGACCGAGCTTGCACTCAAGcgcataataaaaacaagcgTTTGTGtttaaaacaacataaaaaaatagacaaaaaataa
- the LOC117788091 gene encoding uncharacterized protein LOC117788091 isoform X1, giving the protein MARWWPILSVLLISCAAAQRQSDKLEGVDVEEVCADRPADEYFRLDTEGDCREVYRCDSAGEDGSNRLAPIRCAGGLAFDVIRQLCDWKTNVKNCDVQEKPRKAKPILKTDEPICPDGKLSCGDGECLDKELFCNGKTDCKDESDENACSVDEDPNRAPECDPTQCALPDCFCSADGTRIPGGIEPQQVPQMITITFNGAVNVDNIDLYEDIFNGQRQNPNGCSIKGTFFVSHKYSNYSAIQDLHRRGHEISVFSLTHKDDPNYWSGGSYDDWLAEMAGSRLIVERFANITDGSIIGMRAPYLRVGGNKQFEMMADQFFVYDASITASLGRVPIWPYTLYFRMPHKCNGNAHNCPSRSHPVWEMVMNELDRRDDPTFDESLPGCHMVDSCSNVASGDQFARLLRHNFNRHYNTNRAPLGLHFHASWLKSKKEYRDELIKFIEEMLGRNDVFFVTNLQVIQWMQNPTELNSLRDFQEWKEKCDVKGQPYCSLPNACPLTTRELPGETLRLFTCMECPNNYPWILDPTGDGFSV; this is encoded by the exons ATGGCGCGTTGGTGGCCAATTTTAAGCGTTTTGCTGATTTCCTGTGCAGCTG CACAACGTCAGTCGGACAAACTTGAGGGCGTCGATGTTGAAGAAGTGTGCGCCGATCGTCCCGCTGATGAGTACTTCCGTCTGGACACGGAAGGTGATTGCCGTGAAGTTTACAG gTGCGACAGTGCCGGAGAAGATGGCAGCAATCGCTTGGCACCTATCCGTTGTGCCGGCGGTTTGGCGTTCGATGTTATTCGCCAACTGTGCGATTGGAAGACGAACGTCAAAAATTGCGATGTCCAAGAAA AGCCACGCAAGGCAAAGCCCATTCTGAAGACGGATGAGCCCATTTGCCCAGATGGCAAACTGTCCTGCGGCGATGGCGAGTGCCTGGACAAGGAACTCTTCTGCAACGGCAAGACCGACTGCAAAGATGAGTCCGATGAGAATGCGTGCT CGGTCGATGAGGATCCCAACCGTGCTCCAGAGTGCGATCCCACACAGTGTGCTCTGCCAGATTGCTTCTGCTCCGCTGATGGCACACGTATTCCTGGTGGCATTGAGCCACAACAGGTGCCACAGATGATCACCATTACGTTCAACGGTGCTGTCAATGTGGACAACATTGATCTGTACGAGGATATTTTCAATGGCCAACGCCAGAATCCCAACGGATGCTCCATCAAGGGCACCTTCTTTGTTTCTCACAAGTACTCGAATTACTCGGCTATTCAGGACTTGCATCGTCGTGGTCATGAGATCTCTGTcttctcactcacacacaaggATGATCCCAACTACTGGTCTGGCGGCAGCTACGATGACTGGCTGGCCGAGATGGCCGGATCCCGATTGATTGTCGAGCGTTTTGCCAACATCACCGATGGCTCCATCATCGGCATGCGTGCTCCTTACCTGCGTGTGGGCGGCAACAAACAGTTCGAGATGATGGCAGATCAGTTCTTTGTGTATGATGCCTCCATCACGGCCTCCTTGGGACGTGTGCCCATCTGGCCGTATACCCTGTATTTCCGCATGCCACACAAGTGCAACGGCAATGCCCACAATTGCCCATCGCGTAGCCATCCCGTTTGGGAGATGGTGATGAACGAATTGGATCGTCGTGATGATCCCACTTTTGATGAGTCTCTTCCTGGTTGCCACATGGTCGACTCCTGCTCCAACGTCGCCTCTGGCGATCAGTTCGCACGTCTGTTGCGCCACAATTTCAACCGTCACTACAATACCAACCGTGCTCCACTCGGTCTGCATTTCCACGCCTCGTGGCTCAAATCGAAGAAGGAGTATCGCGATGAGCTGATCAAGTTCATCGAGGAGATGCTGGGACGCAATGATGTGTTCTTCGTGACCAATCTGCAGGTCATCCAATGGATGCAAAATCCCACAGAGCTTAACTCGCTGCGCGACTTCCAGGAATGGAAGGAGAAGTGCGACGTCAAGGGGCAACCCTACTGCTCCCTTCCCAACGCCTGCCCTCTGACCACCCGCGAGCTTCCTGGTGAGACGCTGCGTCTGTTCACGTGTATGGAGTGCCCCAACAACTATCCCTGGATCCTAGATCCCACCGGCGATGGCTTCTCTGTTTAA
- the LOC117788091 gene encoding uncharacterized protein LOC117788091 isoform X2: MARWWPILSVLLISCAAAQRQSDKLEGVDVEEVCADRPADEYFRLDTEGDCREVYRCTKSGLKEIQCPSGLAFDVIKQTCDWKAKVTNCDEKEKPRKAKPILKTDEPICPDGKLSCGDGECLDKELFCNGKTDCKDESDENACSVDEDPNRAPECDPTQCALPDCFCSADGTRIPGGIEPQQVPQMITITFNGAVNVDNIDLYEDIFNGQRQNPNGCSIKGTFFVSHKYSNYSAIQDLHRRGHEISVFSLTHKDDPNYWSGGSYDDWLAEMAGSRLIVERFANITDGSIIGMRAPYLRVGGNKQFEMMADQFFVYDASITASLGRVPIWPYTLYFRMPHKCNGNAHNCPSRSHPVWEMVMNELDRRDDPTFDESLPGCHMVDSCSNVASGDQFARLLRHNFNRHYNTNRAPLGLHFHASWLKSKKEYRDELIKFIEEMLGRNDVFFVTNLQVIQWMQNPTELNSLRDFQEWKEKCDVKGQPYCSLPNACPLTTRELPGETLRLFTCMECPNNYPWILDPTGDGFSV; the protein is encoded by the exons ATGGCGCGTTGGTGGCCAATTTTAAGCGTTTTGCTGATTTCCTGTGCAGCTG CACAACGTCAGTCGGACAAACTTGAGGGCGTCGATGTTGAAGAAGTGTGCGCCGATCGTCCCGCTGATGAGTACTTCCGTCTGGACACGGAAGGTGATTGCCGTGAAGTTTACAG atgTACAAAGTCGGGCCTGAAAGAAATTCAGTGCCCCTCCGGTTTGGCCTTCGATGTTATTAAACAAACCTGCGACTGGAAGGCCAAGGTGACTAACTGCGATGAGAAAGAGA AGCCACGCAAGGCAAAGCCCATTCTGAAGACGGATGAGCCCATTTGCCCAGATGGCAAACTGTCCTGCGGCGATGGCGAGTGCCTGGACAAGGAACTCTTCTGCAACGGCAAGACCGACTGCAAAGATGAGTCCGATGAGAATGCGTGCT CGGTCGATGAGGATCCCAACCGTGCTCCAGAGTGCGATCCCACACAGTGTGCTCTGCCAGATTGCTTCTGCTCCGCTGATGGCACACGTATTCCTGGTGGCATTGAGCCACAACAGGTGCCACAGATGATCACCATTACGTTCAACGGTGCTGTCAATGTGGACAACATTGATCTGTACGAGGATATTTTCAATGGCCAACGCCAGAATCCCAACGGATGCTCCATCAAGGGCACCTTCTTTGTTTCTCACAAGTACTCGAATTACTCGGCTATTCAGGACTTGCATCGTCGTGGTCATGAGATCTCTGTcttctcactcacacacaaggATGATCCCAACTACTGGTCTGGCGGCAGCTACGATGACTGGCTGGCCGAGATGGCCGGATCCCGATTGATTGTCGAGCGTTTTGCCAACATCACCGATGGCTCCATCATCGGCATGCGTGCTCCTTACCTGCGTGTGGGCGGCAACAAACAGTTCGAGATGATGGCAGATCAGTTCTTTGTGTATGATGCCTCCATCACGGCCTCCTTGGGACGTGTGCCCATCTGGCCGTATACCCTGTATTTCCGCATGCCACACAAGTGCAACGGCAATGCCCACAATTGCCCATCGCGTAGCCATCCCGTTTGGGAGATGGTGATGAACGAATTGGATCGTCGTGATGATCCCACTTTTGATGAGTCTCTTCCTGGTTGCCACATGGTCGACTCCTGCTCCAACGTCGCCTCTGGCGATCAGTTCGCACGTCTGTTGCGCCACAATTTCAACCGTCACTACAATACCAACCGTGCTCCACTCGGTCTGCATTTCCACGCCTCGTGGCTCAAATCGAAGAAGGAGTATCGCGATGAGCTGATCAAGTTCATCGAGGAGATGCTGGGACGCAATGATGTGTTCTTCGTGACCAATCTGCAGGTCATCCAATGGATGCAAAATCCCACAGAGCTTAACTCGCTGCGCGACTTCCAGGAATGGAAGGAGAAGTGCGACGTCAAGGGGCAACCCTACTGCTCCCTTCCCAACGCCTGCCCTCTGACCACCCGCGAGCTTCCTGGTGAGACGCTGCGTCTGTTCACGTGTATGGAGTGCCCCAACAACTATCCCTGGATCCTAGATCCCACCGGCGATGGCTTCTCTGTTTAA